A window from Dromaius novaehollandiae isolate bDroNov1 chromosome 1, bDroNov1.hap1, whole genome shotgun sequence encodes these proteins:
- the GATD3 gene encoding glutamine amidotransferase-like class 1 domain-containing protein 3, mitochondrial, whose product MLAARGPALCAALRRAAPRGLAALHGSAARRRPARVAVVLSGCGVYDGTEIHEASAILVHLSRGGAEVQMYAPDVPQMHVIDHSKGQPAEAESRNVLVESARIARGKITSLAKLTTTDHDAVIFPGGFGAAKNLSTFAVDGKDCKVNREVERVLKDFHKAGKPIGLCCISPVLAAKVLPGAEVTVGHEEEEGGKWPYAGTAGAIKELGGKHCVKEVTISFPVNFHVERQFSSVLLQ is encoded by the exons ATGCTGGCGGCCCGCGGGCCGGCCCTGTGCGCCGCgctgcggcgggcagcgccccgaggcctggccgccCTGCACGGCtcggccgcgcgccgccgccccgcccgcgtcGCTGTG GTCTTGTCTGGTTGTGGTGTCTATGATGGCACAGAAATTCATGAGGCTTCAGC CATACTGGTACACCTTAGTCGTGGGGGAGCTGAGGTTCAGATGTATGCTCCAGATGTTCCTCAGATGCATGTCATTGATCACAGTAAAGGGCAGCCAGCTGAAGCTGAGTCGAG GAATGTGTTAGTGGAATCTGCAAGGATTGCTCGAGGTAAAATCACAAGCCTGGCTAAACTTACAACAACAGACCATGATGCTGTGATATTTCCTGGTGGATTTGGAGCTGCTAAAAACTT ATCTACCTTTGCTGTTGATGGGAAAGATTGCAAGGTGAATAGAGAAGTTGAACGTGTCTTGAAAGACTTCCACAAAGCAGGCAAACCTATTGG TCTTTGCTGCATTTCACCAGTGCTGGCAGCAAAGGTTCTCCCTGGTGCTGAAGTAACTGTGGGGCATGAAGAAGAGGAAGGTGGCAAGTGGCCTTATGCTGGAACTGCAGGAGCCATTAAAGAACTGGGAGGAAAGCACTGTGTCAAAGAAGTAACTATATCCTTTCCTGTTAACTTCCATGTTGAGAGACAGTTTAGTAGTGTGTTATTGCAGTAG
- the LOC112981965 gene encoding programmed cell death 1 ligand 1-like isoform X2 — protein MKRETAFWMVACLLFTSLPRGQPDTTCHAFVGETVILPCTITSPGELDVSDSKLYWQIESTIVHFFHNGEDSLRYQDINYRGRTSLFLDEVKHGNFSLQLSNIRLEDAAEYTCIYKQARTLSNKTQKSKIKLNVSVWEAHGTLDVKGPAENRETMCTNNSHTLPSL, from the exons atgaaaag GGAGACTGCTTTCTGGATGGTTGCCTGTTTACTGTTCACATCTCTACCCAGAG GTCAGCCAGACACAACGTGCCATGCATTTGTGGGAGAAACTGTCATTTTGCCTTGTACCATCACCTCTCCTGGAGAGCTAGATGTTTCCGATTCAAAGCTCTACTGGCAGATAGAGTCTACTATAGTGCATTTTTTTCACAATGGGGAAGATTCACTGAGGTACCAGGATATAAATTACCGTGGCAGAACCAGTCTTTTTTTGGATGAGGTGAAGCATGGCAACTTTTCTCTACAGCTCTCCAACATCCGATTAGAGGATGCAGCTGAATATACTTGCATCTATAAACAGGCTAGGACTCTCTCcaacaaaacacagaaatctaAAATTAAACTCAATGTATCAG TCTGGGAGGCACATGGAACTTTGGACGTTAAAGGACCTGCTGAGAACAGAGAGACTATGTGCACAAATAACTCCCACACTTTGCCTTCACTATAA
- the LOC112981965 gene encoding programmed cell death 1 ligand 1-like isoform X3, producing MKRETAFWMVACLLFTSLPRGQPDTTCHAFVGETVILPCTITSPGELDVSDSKLYWQIESTIVHFFHNGEDSLRYQDINYRGRTSLFLDEVKHGNFSLQLSNIRLEDAAEYTCIYKQARTLSNKTQKSKIKLNVSAISLERERK from the exons atgaaaag GGAGACTGCTTTCTGGATGGTTGCCTGTTTACTGTTCACATCTCTACCCAGAG GTCAGCCAGACACAACGTGCCATGCATTTGTGGGAGAAACTGTCATTTTGCCTTGTACCATCACCTCTCCTGGAGAGCTAGATGTTTCCGATTCAAAGCTCTACTGGCAGATAGAGTCTACTATAGTGCATTTTTTTCACAATGGGGAAGATTCACTGAGGTACCAGGATATAAATTACCGTGGCAGAACCAGTCTTTTTTTGGATGAGGTGAAGCATGGCAACTTTTCTCTACAGCTCTCCAACATCCGATTAGAGGATGCAGCTGAATATACTTGCATCTATAAACAGGCTAGGACTCTCTCcaacaaaacacagaaatctaAAATTAAACTCAATGTATCAG CAATTTCtttagaaagagagaggaagtGA
- the LOC112981965 gene encoding myelin-oligodendrocyte glycoprotein-like isoform X1, which produces MKRETAFWMVACLLFTSLPRGQPDTTCHAFVGETVILPCTITSPGELDVSDSKLYWQIESTIVHFFHNGEDSLRYQDINYRGRTSLFLDEVKHGNFSLQLSNIRLEDAAEYTCIYKQARTLSNKTQKSKIKLNVSDHSQASPRSPGDAQGLDILALSFHLLVTLVVWHL; this is translated from the exons atgaaaag GGAGACTGCTTTCTGGATGGTTGCCTGTTTACTGTTCACATCTCTACCCAGAG GTCAGCCAGACACAACGTGCCATGCATTTGTGGGAGAAACTGTCATTTTGCCTTGTACCATCACCTCTCCTGGAGAGCTAGATGTTTCCGATTCAAAGCTCTACTGGCAGATAGAGTCTACTATAGTGCATTTTTTTCACAATGGGGAAGATTCACTGAGGTACCAGGATATAAATTACCGTGGCAGAACCAGTCTTTTTTTGGATGAGGTGAAGCATGGCAACTTTTCTCTACAGCTCTCCAACATCCGATTAGAGGATGCAGCTGAATATACTTGCATCTATAAACAGGCTAGGACTCTCTCcaacaaaacacagaaatctaAAATTAAACTCAATGTATCAG atcaCAGTCAGGCTTCCCCAAGAAGTCCTGGTGATGCACAGGGACTAGATATACTTGCTCTCTCTTTTCATCTCCTGGTAACACTGGTGGTTTGGCATTTGTGA
- the LOC112981965 gene encoding programmed cell death 1 ligand 1-like isoform X4, whose amino-acid sequence MKRETAFWMVACLLFTSLPRGQPDTTCHAFVGETVILPCTITSPGELDVSDSKLYWQIESTIVHFFHNGEDSLRYQDINYRGRTSLFLDEVKHGNFSLQLSNIRLEDAAEYTCIYKQARTLSNKTQKSKIKLNVSGRSSA is encoded by the exons atgaaaag GGAGACTGCTTTCTGGATGGTTGCCTGTTTACTGTTCACATCTCTACCCAGAG GTCAGCCAGACACAACGTGCCATGCATTTGTGGGAGAAACTGTCATTTTGCCTTGTACCATCACCTCTCCTGGAGAGCTAGATGTTTCCGATTCAAAGCTCTACTGGCAGATAGAGTCTACTATAGTGCATTTTTTTCACAATGGGGAAGATTCACTGAGGTACCAGGATATAAATTACCGTGGCAGAACCAGTCTTTTTTTGGATGAGGTGAAGCATGGCAACTTTTCTCTACAGCTCTCCAACATCCGATTAGAGGATGCAGCTGAATATACTTGCATCTATAAACAGGCTAGGACTCTCTCcaacaaaacacagaaatctaAAATTAAACTCAATGTATCAG GGAGATCTTCTGCTTAA